Proteins encoded by one window of Chondromyces crocatus:
- a CDS encoding DUF3829 domain-containing protein, with the protein MKPVRSLLSIALVLVTSGVAGCKEDPPPAKQEPVAADSASAKGKPNMRPPVAPLAKVDPQTMKEYRVDVCYFGTLTLKQARDAYLASLGKDEPSEKKIPNFGNPAAKADGRPTPEGKLAPPGKLDLRSAAKGATTGAPDAKEGPGREPRGLDGARKPGEGRPPFNFVGRAPHERNARACTVAAGLKEPAFPEVDAALAAFAPYAVELAKNIASAQNYYQREEYKKDGFEKGKELHKKLIADFGKLDELHSQLGVAVAAHREKSAPDASKWEEGQKVAMDAFSNARAVMLGLIGTKVDVEAHKAAVKKLEDAAAALKTFGESHQADPWPKILTPALEGMLRTLKDAEPKLTEKGIEPETFLPVITSFTAVIEAKHRALSRALIAQGQTQPRPMMPHQPGAIPHMPGAPEAPEAPPAEPETK; encoded by the coding sequence ATGAAACCCGTCCGGTCGCTCTTGTCGATTGCCCTCGTCCTCGTCACCTCCGGTGTTGCCGGCTGTAAAGAGGATCCGCCTCCTGCGAAGCAGGAGCCGGTGGCAGCCGACTCTGCCAGCGCCAAGGGCAAGCCGAACATGCGTCCTCCGGTCGCACCTCTCGCGAAGGTCGACCCCCAGACCATGAAAGAATACCGTGTCGATGTTTGCTACTTCGGCACCCTCACGCTGAAACAAGCCCGCGACGCCTATCTGGCCAGCCTCGGCAAGGACGAGCCCAGCGAGAAAAAGATCCCGAACTTCGGGAATCCTGCGGCCAAGGCCGACGGCAGGCCCACCCCCGAAGGAAAGCTCGCGCCGCCCGGGAAGCTCGACCTCCGGAGCGCAGCGAAGGGGGCCACCACGGGCGCACCCGACGCGAAGGAAGGGCCGGGGCGTGAGCCTCGAGGGCTGGATGGCGCCCGCAAGCCGGGTGAAGGTCGGCCGCCGTTCAACTTCGTCGGCAGGGCGCCCCACGAGCGCAACGCGCGGGCGTGCACCGTGGCCGCTGGTCTGAAGGAGCCTGCGTTCCCCGAGGTCGACGCTGCCCTCGCGGCCTTCGCGCCCTACGCGGTCGAGCTCGCCAAGAACATCGCCTCGGCCCAGAACTACTACCAGCGCGAGGAGTACAAGAAAGACGGCTTCGAGAAGGGGAAAGAGCTCCACAAGAAGCTGATCGCCGACTTCGGGAAGCTCGACGAGCTGCACAGCCAGCTCGGCGTGGCCGTCGCAGCCCACCGCGAGAAGAGCGCCCCCGACGCCTCCAAGTGGGAAGAGGGGCAGAAGGTCGCCATGGACGCCTTCAGCAACGCCCGCGCCGTCATGCTGGGGCTGATCGGAACCAAGGTCGACGTCGAGGCCCACAAGGCTGCGGTCAAGAAGCTCGAAGACGCGGCGGCTGCGCTCAAGACCTTCGGCGAGAGCCACCAGGCCGACCCCTGGCCGAAGATCCTGACGCCTGCGCTGGAGGGCATGCTCCGGACGCTGAAGGACGCCGAGCCCAAGCTCACGGAGAAGGGGATCGAGCCGGAGACGTTCCTCCCGGTGATCACCTCGTTCACCGCCGTCATCGAAGCGAAGCACCGCGCCTTGTCGCGTGCGCTCATCGCGCAGGGGCAGACGCAGCCGAGACCCATGATGCCGCACCAGCCGGGCGCCATCCCTCACATGCCTGGCGCGCCCGAGGCCCCGGAAGCGCCGCCCGCCGAGCCCGAGACGAAGTGA
- a CDS encoding glycogen synthase: MPRLKVLFAVSECVPFAKTGGLADVAGALPLALAARGHDVRIVMPRYDSAISHLVDAHGALRPGVRRHEAPLGVPLGGHDVWTAVWEARLAPRGGAEDSAALLAPRVYLLEHGGFFDRDGVYGDTHGEFGDNLQRYTLLSRGALSLCRALSFWPDVIHVHDWQTSLLPVYLNTLEKDSQLGQAASVLTIHNMGYQGWFDEHLFPLTGLGWDVYRKGGLSAHHRLNLLKGGLHHATLISTVSPRYAQEIKTSEGGEGLDWVLRARGGDVMGILNGIDDAAWNPATDPHLPAHFSADDLSGKALSKAALQREMGLPERADVPLIGVVSRLAHQKGIDVIAGALPQILSHDVQVVVLGAGEGWAEALFRRLSASGDRFRAHIGMNEGLAHRIEAGADLFMMPSRYEPCGLNQLYSQRYGTLPVVRAVGGLDDTVDTNLTGFKFDELSPSALAQTVAWAVHTYRTRPDHFRAMQLRAMHKQMGWGHASRQYEALYRLAVARRRGTIT; the protein is encoded by the coding sequence ATGCCTCGTTTGAAGGTCCTCTTCGCAGTCTCCGAGTGCGTGCCCTTCGCCAAGACGGGCGGCCTCGCCGACGTGGCGGGGGCCCTGCCCCTCGCGCTCGCCGCACGCGGACACGACGTGCGGATCGTGATGCCGCGCTACGATTCGGCCATCTCCCACCTCGTCGACGCGCACGGCGCGCTGCGACCAGGGGTGCGGAGGCACGAGGCGCCGCTCGGTGTCCCTCTCGGAGGGCACGACGTGTGGACGGCCGTGTGGGAAGCCCGTCTCGCGCCGCGCGGTGGAGCAGAGGACTCGGCCGCGCTGCTCGCGCCCCGGGTGTACCTGCTGGAACACGGGGGGTTCTTCGACCGCGACGGGGTCTACGGAGACACACACGGAGAGTTCGGTGACAACCTGCAGCGGTACACGCTGCTCTCGCGAGGTGCGCTCTCGCTCTGCCGCGCGCTGTCGTTCTGGCCCGATGTGATCCACGTCCACGACTGGCAGACGTCGCTGCTCCCCGTGTACCTGAACACACTGGAGAAGGACTCGCAGCTCGGGCAGGCCGCCTCGGTGCTGACGATCCACAACATGGGGTATCAGGGGTGGTTCGACGAGCACCTGTTCCCACTCACCGGGCTCGGCTGGGACGTGTACCGCAAGGGCGGGCTCTCGGCTCATCACCGGCTGAATCTGCTGAAGGGCGGACTGCACCACGCCACGTTGATCTCGACGGTGTCGCCTCGCTATGCGCAGGAGATCAAGACGTCGGAGGGAGGCGAGGGGCTCGACTGGGTGCTGCGCGCGAGGGGAGGCGACGTCATGGGCATCCTGAACGGGATCGATGACGCGGCGTGGAACCCAGCGACGGATCCGCACCTCCCAGCGCATTTTTCTGCAGACGATCTCTCGGGCAAGGCACTCAGCAAGGCGGCCCTCCAGCGGGAGATGGGTTTGCCGGAGCGCGCCGACGTCCCTCTGATCGGGGTGGTCAGTCGCCTTGCGCACCAGAAGGGGATCGACGTGATCGCTGGTGCGCTTCCGCAGATCCTGTCGCACGACGTGCAGGTGGTGGTGCTTGGCGCAGGCGAGGGGTGGGCAGAAGCTCTGTTCCGACGGCTGAGCGCATCAGGAGACAGGTTCCGAGCGCACATCGGGATGAACGAAGGCCTGGCCCACCGCATCGAAGCGGGCGCCGACCTGTTCATGATGCCGTCACGTTACGAGCCTTGCGGTTTGAACCAGCTCTACAGCCAGCGCTACGGGACGCTGCCCGTCGTGCGGGCGGTCGGTGGACTGGACGACACCGTCGACACGAACCTGACGGGGTTCAAATTCGACGAGCTCTCGCCCAGCGCCCTGGCCCAGACGGTGGCGTGGGCCGTGCACACGTACCGGACGCGACCCGATCACTTCCGGGCGATGCAACTCCGGGCGATGCACAAGCAGATGGGCTGGGGGCATGCCTCGCGGCAGTACGAGGCGCTGTACCGTCTGGCGGTAGCGCGGCGCCGCGGCACCATCACCTGA
- a CDS encoding nuclear transport factor 2 family protein, with protein sequence MSTMTEPKTPHEIWQQWLVRAEKHDMDWFDRVLSDEAVMQDPVGNLLGKYEYMDRVRAVTDSIEFEHLSWKERVYGDISIGNGVYRGSATLHHPDGRSEVMAYTAAFTFICHKRERGWVVVSFAGTLIPPKS encoded by the coding sequence ATGTCCACGATGACAGAACCGAAGACCCCTCACGAGATCTGGCAGCAATGGCTGGTGAGGGCCGAGAAACACGACATGGACTGGTTCGATCGCGTCCTCAGCGACGAAGCGGTGATGCAGGACCCGGTGGGCAACCTCCTCGGAAAATACGAGTACATGGATCGCGTCCGCGCGGTCACGGACAGCATCGAATTCGAGCATCTGAGCTGGAAGGAGCGGGTCTACGGAGACATCTCTATCGGCAACGGTGTGTACCGAGGGAGCGCGACGCTCCACCACCCTGACGGCAGGAGCGAGGTGATGGCCTATACCGCCGCCTTCACCTTCATCTGTCACAAGCGCGAGCGAGGCTGGGTCGTGGTCTCCTTCGCCGGCACCCTCATTCCTCCGAAAAGCTGA
- a CDS encoding lysylphosphatidylglycerol synthase transmembrane domain-containing protein: MTSPAADPLSAPPRGFLQRHAFKIAASLLLGSGLAWLLARGGLPILPPAEAFASLRPWTVWAYVASLILLHVFRAARWRHLLRPLGEVSLRNTIAVSWIAFAAILLSPLRTGEVVRPYLITRRSSIRLWEATGTVGAERILDGLVISLLLFVALQLSTPLSPLPDHVGELAVPASAVPQAAYGVLALFAVCFALMAIFFWHRDFARRATRALVGLVSISLAERLASIVERVADGLRFLPSARRLAPFLVETALYWGINATGVWLLGWGAGLPGFSLTHACVVVGCIGIGILVPAGPGYFGAFQLSGYMALAIFFPEPLIKGPGAAFVFLLYTTQVGWHIAAAILGLLLTAEGRASAPEPDVLVPSSGHAGSTTARER, from the coding sequence GTGACCTCGCCTGCCGCGGATCCTCTGTCTGCCCCCCCTCGCGGCTTTCTCCAGCGCCACGCCTTCAAGATCGCAGCCTCCCTCTTGCTGGGCTCGGGCCTCGCCTGGCTGCTCGCCCGTGGTGGCCTACCGATCTTGCCCCCCGCGGAGGCGTTTGCCTCTCTGCGTCCCTGGACGGTCTGGGCCTACGTCGCCTCGCTCATCCTCCTTCACGTGTTTCGCGCGGCCCGCTGGCGGCATCTCCTCCGCCCGCTCGGCGAGGTGTCCCTCCGCAACACGATCGCCGTCTCGTGGATCGCGTTCGCCGCCATCCTGCTCTCGCCACTCCGCACGGGCGAGGTGGTTCGCCCCTACCTCATCACGCGCCGCAGTTCGATCCGCCTCTGGGAGGCCACGGGAACCGTCGGCGCAGAGCGCATCCTCGACGGCCTCGTCATCAGCCTTCTTCTCTTCGTCGCGCTCCAGCTCTCCACGCCGCTCTCTCCGCTCCCCGATCATGTCGGCGAGCTGGCCGTCCCCGCCTCCGCCGTCCCGCAAGCTGCCTACGGGGTGCTGGCGCTGTTCGCCGTCTGCTTCGCCCTCATGGCGATCTTCTTCTGGCACCGTGACTTCGCGCGACGTGCCACCCGTGCCCTCGTCGGTCTCGTCTCCATCTCCCTCGCCGAGCGCCTCGCCAGCATCGTCGAGCGCGTCGCCGACGGCCTGCGCTTTCTCCCTTCTGCCCGACGTCTCGCGCCGTTCCTCGTCGAGACGGCGCTCTACTGGGGCATCAACGCCACCGGCGTGTGGCTCCTCGGATGGGGCGCAGGCCTCCCTGGCTTCAGCCTGACCCACGCCTGCGTCGTGGTGGGGTGCATCGGCATCGGAATTCTCGTGCCAGCAGGGCCTGGCTATTTCGGAGCCTTCCAGCTCTCGGGGTACATGGCCCTGGCCATCTTCTTCCCGGAGCCGCTGATCAAGGGCCCCGGGGCAGCCTTCGTGTTCCTGCTCTACACGACGCAGGTGGGCTGGCACATCGCCGCCGCCATCCTTGGCCTGCTCCTCACCGCCGAAGGGAGGGCATCCGCGCCCGAGCCCGACGTGCTCGTCCCGAGCAGCGGACACGCTGGAAGCACGACGGCACGCGAGCGCTGA
- a CDS encoding MFS transporter — MTREAPTLPVRLLAAVALSAALAPLNSTMIAVALPEMAQALPADSAALRQGLVTSYLLTNIVLQSPGGKLGDRLGHRRALALGQFTFALGAAVAYLMPTLSVLTTARITMAAGGAVLGPSAMALLRTELPPAMRPRAFGAFGALMGLSAALGPKIGGLLVAHFGWTSIFLANVPVLLLSALLAHTKGSPAPAAQAQSPAAPPRPFDVVGSVLLGLSLIGIVLGLENAHLRWAAALGLLGFIPFALWERRVADPVIDFSLFRQRAFVGGSLLIALQNLGMYSVMFELPQVAGRLFTLGKQDVGNTLVAMMVAMVIASPLAGRLSERFGERAVATSGSLIAVSGMVLLLVRPLATLTDAVPALALLGAGLGLSSAPSQAAAMSDVPREKSGMAAGVTTTMRYIGGVGGVSVLGLVLSESRAPELVHGEHATAMMVFCVALLLATGCARLLPGRAGSQVPAAKSATS, encoded by the coding sequence GTGACCCGAGAAGCACCCACCCTGCCCGTGCGGCTCCTGGCCGCCGTCGCCCTCTCTGCCGCGCTCGCCCCGCTCAACTCCACCATGATCGCCGTGGCCCTGCCAGAGATGGCGCAGGCACTCCCGGCGGATTCGGCGGCGCTCCGGCAGGGGTTGGTGACGAGCTACCTGCTGACGAACATCGTGCTGCAGAGTCCTGGCGGAAAGCTCGGCGATCGGCTGGGGCACCGTCGCGCGCTCGCGCTGGGGCAGTTCACGTTCGCGCTGGGCGCCGCCGTGGCCTACCTGATGCCCACGCTGTCCGTGCTCACCACGGCGCGCATCACCATGGCCGCCGGGGGCGCCGTGCTCGGCCCGAGCGCGATGGCGCTGCTGCGCACCGAGCTTCCACCGGCGATGCGGCCTCGCGCCTTCGGGGCCTTCGGGGCCTTGATGGGTCTGTCGGCGGCGCTGGGTCCGAAGATCGGCGGCCTGCTCGTGGCGCACTTCGGGTGGACGTCGATCTTCCTGGCCAACGTCCCGGTGCTGCTCCTCTCCGCGCTGCTCGCGCACACGAAGGGCAGCCCTGCGCCTGCCGCCCAGGCACAGTCCCCCGCGGCGCCCCCGCGCCCCTTCGACGTGGTCGGCTCGGTGCTGCTGGGTCTCTCCCTGATCGGCATCGTGCTGGGGCTCGAGAACGCGCACCTCCGCTGGGCTGCCGCGCTGGGGCTGCTCGGGTTCATCCCCTTCGCGCTCTGGGAGCGGCGTGTCGCCGACCCGGTCATCGATTTTTCCCTCTTCCGGCAGCGCGCCTTCGTTGGAGGGAGCTTGCTCATCGCCTTGCAGAACCTCGGCATGTACTCCGTCATGTTCGAGCTACCCCAGGTCGCGGGGCGGCTGTTCACGCTGGGGAAGCAGGACGTCGGCAACACCCTCGTGGCGATGATGGTGGCGATGGTGATCGCCTCTCCGCTCGCCGGCCGGCTGTCCGAGCGCTTCGGCGAGCGCGCGGTGGCCACGAGCGGCAGCCTGATCGCCGTGTCCGGGATGGTGCTGCTCCTCGTGCGCCCCCTCGCGACGTTGACCGATGCCGTCCCCGCACTGGCGCTGCTCGGCGCAGGCCTCGGCCTGAGCTCCGCGCCCTCGCAGGCGGCCGCCATGAGCGACGTGCCACGCGAAAAGAGTGGCATGGCCGCCGGCGTCACCACCACGATGCGCTACATCGGGGGCGTGGGTGGCGTCAGCGTGCTGGGTCTGGTGCTCAGCGAGTCGCGCGCGCCCGAGCTGGTGCACGGCGAACACGCGACCGCCATGATGGTCTTCTGCGTGGCGCTCCTGCTCGCGACCGGCTGTGCCCGCCTCCTGCCTGGTCGGGCTGGCTCGCAGGTCCCCGCCGCGAAGAGCGCCACCTCCTGA